In one Spirosoma rigui genomic region, the following are encoded:
- a CDS encoding S10 family peptidase, producing MKHAFLTVLVGCSTLVSLYAQKPSTAEKQSAKEEKSMPADKAGPRTLNLDAQVVTSGQVTIKGQKVPYKSTVGTIPVWDEEGKPVAGVFFTYFERSDVTDRSTRPLVISFNGGPGTASVWMMIGYTGPRILKIDDEGYPVQPYGIKDNPNSILDVADIVYVDPVNTGFSRPANKDVPAAKLFFGVNQDIKYLADWLNTFVSRYNRWASPKYLIGESYGTTRVSGLALELQNAHWMYLNGVVLVSPTDLGIERDGPAKGALKLPYFAATAWYHKALPADLQKKDLTDVLPEVEAFTIQEYLPALALGGSLTDQKRKEIAAKVARYSGLSETAVMQQNLDVPTNYFWKELLRSKSQTVGRLDSRYLGLDSKDAGVAPDYNSELTSWLHSFTPAINMFMREELNYKTDLKYYMFGPTFPWDNSNNKTGENLRQAMAQNPYLHVLVQSGYYDGACDYFNAKYNMWQMDASGKLKDRIDWEGYRSGHMMYLRKEDLATSNEHLRKFIQKSTPTNSAPAKYSGSR from the coding sequence ATGAAACACGCTTTCCTCACTGTACTTGTCGGTTGTAGTACGCTCGTTAGCCTCTACGCCCAGAAACCATCCACCGCCGAGAAGCAATCTGCCAAAGAAGAGAAGTCAATGCCGGCCGACAAAGCCGGTCCCCGCACTTTGAACCTCGATGCACAGGTGGTCACCAGCGGTCAGGTGACCATCAAGGGACAGAAAGTGCCGTACAAATCGACGGTCGGTACCATCCCCGTCTGGGATGAAGAAGGCAAACCCGTAGCGGGTGTGTTTTTTACCTATTTTGAACGTTCCGACGTGACCGACCGGTCGACGCGCCCGCTGGTGATTTCCTTCAATGGCGGTCCGGGTACCGCTTCGGTCTGGATGATGATCGGGTATACGGGCCCGCGTATCCTGAAGATCGACGATGAAGGGTACCCCGTGCAGCCGTACGGTATCAAAGACAATCCAAACTCCATTCTGGACGTGGCCGATATTGTGTATGTCGATCCGGTTAACACGGGGTTCTCGCGGCCGGCCAATAAAGATGTACCGGCTGCGAAGCTATTCTTCGGCGTCAACCAGGACATTAAATACCTGGCCGACTGGCTCAATACGTTCGTGAGCCGCTATAACCGCTGGGCCTCGCCCAAGTACCTGATCGGCGAGAGCTACGGTACCACCCGCGTTTCGGGACTGGCCCTCGAACTGCAGAACGCCCACTGGATGTACCTGAACGGCGTCGTGCTGGTGTCGCCCACCGACCTGGGTATCGAGCGCGACGGCCCGGCCAAAGGTGCGCTGAAACTGCCATACTTTGCCGCTACGGCCTGGTATCACAAAGCCCTGCCCGCCGATCTGCAGAAGAAGGACCTGACCGATGTGCTGCCCGAAGTGGAAGCCTTCACCATTCAGGAGTACCTGCCCGCGCTGGCGCTGGGTGGCTCACTGACCGATCAGAAACGGAAGGAGATTGCGGCCAAAGTAGCCCGGTACTCGGGGCTGTCGGAAACGGCGGTGATGCAGCAGAACCTGGACGTGCCCACCAACTATTTCTGGAAAGAACTCCTGCGTAGCAAGAGCCAGACCGTTGGCCGGCTGGATTCGCGCTACCTCGGGCTGGATAGTAAAGACGCGGGTGTCGCGCCCGATTATAACTCGGAGCTTACCTCCTGGCTGCACTCGTTTACGCCCGCCATCAACATGTTCATGCGCGAGGAACTCAACTACAAAACGGACCTGAAGTACTACATGTTCGGGCCCACTTTTCCCTGGGACAACAGCAACAACAAGACCGGCGAAAACCTGCGGCAGGCCATGGCCCAGAACCCGTACCTGCATGTACTGGTGCAGTCGGGCTACTACGACGGTGCCTGCGATTATTTCAACGCCAAATACAACATGTGGCAGATGGACGCCAGCGGTAAACTTAAAGACCGGATCGACTGGGAAGGCTACCGGAGCGGCCACATGATGTACCTCCGCAAGGAAGACCTCGCCACCAGCAACGAGCACCTGCGGAAATTTATCCAGAAGAGCACACCCACGAACAGCGCACCCGCCAAATACTCGGGAAGCCGGTAG